Proteins from a single region of Nakamurella deserti:
- the menD gene encoding 2-succinyl-5-enolpyruvyl-6-hydroxy-3-cyclohexene-1-carboxylic-acid synthase, whose amino-acid sequence MNPSTAIAEVVVDELVAGGVTDAVLCPGSRNAPLSMALHRADRDGRLRLHVRIDERTAGFLALGLARSSGRPVPVVTTSGTAVANLHPAVVEADLSGVPIVVLSADRPPWLRDVGENQTIDQVRLFGGSLRFFHEFETSTAVAGQNARWRSMVCRALGAATGVRPGPVQLNLCLAEPLLPDSGTAATDGSWPEPLDGRGGPWTTVDAGTPAGPAIPAPAPGERVLVVADLVHPAAAGLAAAGHLVVSEAGGAAGAGVLAAGGHLLGQPEFGKVNRPDRVIVLGRPTLSRPVSALLSDPAVHVDVVGPATGWRGANGNVRRVAPILDAGPDAEPHDWSALWRDADTAAAAAVSAVVDAQPLAASPALARSLVGDLADGTLLVVGSSQPVRDLSVAPAPRDGVRLLANRGAAGIDGTVSTAIGAALAHPGPTVAYLGDLTFLHDLTGLVVGPHEPRPDLTIVVSNNDGGGIFGILESGLPQHGDAFERVFGTPHGADLAALVRGAGHRHTLVGTRAELTAALAAPAGIRVVEVRTDRHALRDLLATVKAAVTTALR is encoded by the coding sequence GTGAACCCTTCGACGGCCATCGCCGAGGTGGTCGTGGACGAGCTCGTCGCGGGCGGCGTCACGGACGCCGTGCTGTGCCCCGGCTCGCGCAACGCACCCCTGTCCATGGCTCTGCACCGGGCCGACCGGGACGGCCGGCTGCGGCTGCACGTCCGCATCGACGAGCGCACCGCGGGGTTCCTGGCGCTGGGCCTGGCCCGGTCGTCGGGTCGCCCGGTACCGGTCGTCACCACGTCGGGCACCGCGGTGGCCAACCTGCACCCGGCCGTCGTGGAGGCCGACCTCAGCGGGGTCCCGATCGTGGTCCTCAGCGCCGACCGGCCGCCGTGGCTGCGTGATGTCGGCGAGAACCAGACCATCGACCAGGTCCGGCTGTTCGGTGGCTCGCTGCGCTTCTTCCACGAGTTCGAGACGTCCACCGCGGTCGCCGGCCAGAACGCGCGCTGGCGTTCGATGGTCTGCCGGGCGCTCGGCGCGGCGACCGGTGTGCGTCCCGGGCCGGTGCAGCTGAACCTGTGCCTGGCCGAGCCGCTGCTGCCCGACTCCGGGACCGCGGCCACCGACGGCAGCTGGCCCGAACCGCTCGACGGCCGTGGCGGACCGTGGACGACGGTCGACGCGGGCACCCCCGCCGGGCCGGCGATCCCGGCGCCCGCCCCCGGCGAACGGGTGCTCGTCGTGGCCGACCTGGTGCATCCCGCCGCCGCCGGACTCGCCGCCGCCGGGCATCTGGTGGTCTCCGAGGCCGGTGGCGCCGCCGGCGCCGGCGTCCTCGCCGCCGGCGGGCACCTGCTGGGCCAGCCCGAGTTCGGCAAGGTCAACCGCCCCGACCGGGTCATCGTGCTCGGCCGGCCCACGCTGAGCCGCCCGGTCAGCGCGCTGCTGTCCGATCCGGCAGTGCACGTCGACGTGGTCGGCCCGGCGACGGGCTGGCGCGGCGCCAACGGCAACGTCCGCCGGGTGGCGCCGATCCTGGACGCCGGTCCGGACGCCGAGCCGCACGACTGGTCGGCGCTGTGGCGGGACGCGGACACCGCGGCGGCCGCGGCGGTGTCCGCGGTGGTCGACGCGCAGCCGCTGGCCGCCTCGCCCGCCCTGGCCCGGTCGCTGGTCGGGGACCTCGCCGACGGCACCCTGCTCGTCGTCGGTTCCTCACAGCCGGTGCGTGACCTGAGCGTGGCCCCCGCCCCCCGCGACGGCGTGCGGCTGCTGGCCAACCGCGGCGCCGCCGGTATCGACGGCACGGTCAGCACGGCCATCGGTGCGGCCCTGGCGCACCCCGGCCCGACGGTCGCCTACCTGGGGGACCTGACCTTCCTGCACGATCTGACGGGCCTGGTCGTCGGCCCGCACGAGCCGCGACCCGACCTGACCATCGTGGTGTCCAACAACGACGGGGGCGGCATCTTCGGCATCCTCGAGTCCGGGCTGCCGCAGCACGGCGACGCCTTCGAGCGGGTCTTCGGCACCCCCCACGGCGCCGACCTCGCCGCCCTGGTCCGGGGGGCCGGTCACCGGCACACCCTGGTCGGCACCCGCGCGGAGCTGACCGCCGCGTTGGCCGCGCCCGCCGGGATCCGGGTGGTCGAGGTGCGCACCGACCGGCACGCGCTGCGGGACCTGCTGGCGACCGTGAAGGCCGCCGTGACCACCGCGCTGCGCTGA
- a CDS encoding o-succinylbenzoate synthase, whose protein sequence is MEHSERADILATAQVFALPMRMRFRGVTVREGVLLHGPAGWGEFAPFDDYADARCVPWLASALEAAGTGWPAPLRDRVPVNTTVPVVDPATAHRLVAASGCRTAKVKVADRGVFAEVLAADAARVAAVRDALGPGGAIRVDANGAWSVAEALAAIPALDAAAGGLEYVEQPCATVGELVAVRRAVGVPIAADESIRLAGDPEKVALAGAADVAVIKVAPLGGVRRALQVATVTGLRVVVSSAIDSSVGLAAGLALAGALPVLDLACGLGTGSLLAADVGSAGFVVRDGHLPVPGSAPEPDLLAGVRATADRERWWRERLARVAALL, encoded by the coding sequence ATGGAGCACTCGGAGCGCGCGGACATCCTGGCCACCGCACAGGTCTTCGCGCTGCCGATGCGGATGCGCTTCCGCGGCGTCACCGTCCGCGAGGGCGTGCTGCTGCACGGCCCGGCCGGGTGGGGCGAGTTCGCTCCGTTCGACGACTACGCCGACGCCCGGTGCGTGCCGTGGCTCGCGTCCGCGCTGGAGGCCGCCGGTACGGGTTGGCCGGCACCGCTGCGTGACCGGGTGCCGGTCAACACGACGGTCCCGGTCGTGGACCCGGCGACCGCGCACCGGCTGGTGGCGGCGTCCGGCTGCCGCACCGCGAAGGTCAAGGTCGCCGACCGCGGGGTGTTCGCCGAGGTGCTGGCGGCCGACGCGGCGCGGGTGGCGGCGGTGCGCGACGCGCTCGGCCCCGGCGGGGCGATCCGGGTGGACGCCAACGGTGCCTGGTCGGTGGCCGAGGCGCTGGCCGCGATCCCGGCGCTGGACGCGGCCGCCGGCGGGCTGGAGTACGTGGAGCAACCGTGCGCCACCGTCGGCGAGCTGGTCGCGGTGCGGCGGGCGGTCGGCGTGCCGATCGCCGCCGACGAGTCGATACGGCTGGCCGGGGACCCGGAGAAGGTGGCGCTGGCGGGTGCGGCCGACGTCGCGGTGATCAAGGTCGCGCCGCTCGGCGGGGTGCGTCGCGCGCTGCAGGTGGCGACGGTGACCGGACTGCGGGTCGTGGTGTCGTCGGCGATCGACTCGTCGGTGGGGCTGGCCGCCGGGCTGGCGCTGGCCGGCGCGCTGCCGGTGCTGGACCTGGCCTGCGGGCTGGGTACCGGCAGTCTGCTGGCCGCAGACGTCGGCTCCGCCGGGTTCGTCGTCCGGGACGGTCACCTGCCGGTGCCGGGGTCCGCCCCCGAGCCGGACCTGCTCGCCGGGGTGCGCGCCACCGCCGACCGGGAACGCTGGTGGCGGGAACGGCTCGCCCGGGTGGCGGCGCTGCTCTGA
- a CDS encoding HoxN/HupN/NixA family nickel/cobalt transporter has product MTATDPPARRALFDADSRRRFRGAMLVVALLHVVPIVVLVAVVLPGRHEIGGAVFGVGLAVTAYLLGVRHAFDADHIAAIDNTTRKLVTDGRRPVSVGLFFSLGHSSVVFVMAVLVAAGAGVVGTLVDENSTAHDTLGLIGTSVSGLFLLLLGVVNLIAFVAIWRVWRHARTGRMDEAGLERALESRGLFTRLLAPLLRSVSRPGQMYPVGLLFGLGFDTATEISLLVLAGTGAATGLPWYAVLVLPLLFAAGMSLFDTLDGAFMQAAYQWAFIRPVRTIYYNLATTGLSVAAALLIGGIEVISILHDKAGLTDPVTTAIAGLDLENVGYLLVGLFVATWVLAVGYWRFGRVEQRWTARLSPPAR; this is encoded by the coding sequence GTGACCGCGACCGACCCGCCCGCCCGCCGGGCCCTCTTCGACGCCGACTCCCGCCGCCGCTTCCGGGGCGCGATGCTGGTCGTCGCGCTGCTGCACGTGGTGCCGATCGTGGTCCTCGTGGCCGTCGTGCTGCCGGGCCGCCACGAGATCGGCGGTGCCGTGTTCGGCGTCGGACTGGCCGTCACCGCCTACCTGCTGGGGGTCCGGCACGCCTTCGACGCCGATCACATCGCCGCGATCGACAACACCACCCGCAAGCTCGTCACCGACGGTCGACGCCCCGTCTCGGTGGGGCTGTTCTTCTCCCTCGGGCACTCCAGCGTCGTCTTCGTGATGGCCGTCCTGGTCGCCGCCGGAGCCGGGGTCGTGGGCACCCTGGTCGACGAGAACTCCACGGCGCACGACACCCTGGGTCTGATCGGGACCTCGGTGTCCGGGCTGTTCCTGCTGTTGCTCGGGGTGGTCAACCTGATCGCGTTCGTCGCCATCTGGCGAGTGTGGCGGCACGCCCGGACGGGCCGGATGGACGAGGCCGGGCTGGAGCGGGCGCTGGAGTCCCGCGGTCTCTTCACCCGGCTGCTGGCCCCGCTGCTGCGCTCGGTCAGCCGCCCCGGCCAGATGTACCCCGTCGGTCTGCTGTTCGGGCTGGGCTTCGACACCGCCACCGAGATCAGTCTGCTGGTGCTGGCCGGCACGGGCGCCGCGACCGGGCTGCCCTGGTACGCCGTCCTGGTGCTGCCGCTGCTGTTCGCCGCCGGGATGAGCCTGTTCGACACCCTCGACGGCGCCTTCATGCAGGCCGCCTACCAGTGGGCGTTCATCCGGCCGGTCCGCACGATCTACTACAACCTCGCCACCACCGGGCTCTCCGTCGCCGCCGCCCTGCTGATCGGTGGCATCGAGGTGATCTCGATCCTGCACGACAAGGCCGGCCTCACCGATCCGGTGACCACCGCGATCGCCGGCCTCGACCTCGAGAACGTGGGATACCTGCTGGTCGGACTGTTCGTGGCGACCTGGGTGCTGGCCGTGGGGTACTGGCGGTTCGGCCGGGTCGAGCAGCGTTGGACGGCGCGGCTGTCGCCGCCGGCCCGCTGA
- a CDS encoding ArsR/SmtB family transcription factor, protein MVTPHAPDVHLTLARAAVAAAPVDDWATVFAALGDPNRLRILLAVHHAPGINVSALAAATGMTDNAASHALSALRLRGLVQVRRSGRERQWELCDDAVHDLLHRVGATHSPLHPEH, encoded by the coding sequence GTGGTCACCCCGCACGCTCCCGACGTCCACCTGACGCTGGCCCGCGCCGCGGTGGCGGCCGCGCCCGTCGACGACTGGGCGACCGTGTTCGCCGCCCTCGGCGACCCGAACCGGCTGCGCATCCTGCTGGCGGTCCATCACGCGCCGGGCATCAACGTCTCCGCGCTGGCCGCTGCCACCGGGATGACCGACAACGCGGCGTCCCACGCACTGAGCGCCCTGCGGCTGCGCGGCCTCGTACAGGTGCGGCGCAGCGGCCGGGAGCGGCAGTGGGAGCTCTGCGACGACGCCGTCCACGATCTGCTGCACCGCGTCGGTGCAACCCACTCCCCGCTGCACCCGGAGCACTGA
- a CDS encoding 1,4-dihydroxy-2-naphthoyl-CoA synthase, with protein MTNGSVSETFDPTVWREVQGFDLTDVTYHRHVGPGPDGGVVDLPTVRIAFDRPEVRNAFRPHTVDELYRTLDHARMTSDVGCVLLTGNGPSPKDGGWAFCSGGDQRIRGRSGYQYATGSTAETVDPARAGRLHILEVQRLIRFMPKIVIAVVPGWAAGGGHSLHVVADLTLASAEHARFKQTDADVGSFDGGYGSAYLARMVGQKFAREIFFLGREYTAAQMHAMGAVNEVVPHAELERTALQWAAEINGKSPTAQRMLKYAFNLTDDGMVGQQLFAGEATRLAYGTDEAVEGRDAFLEKRSPDFRGFPWAY; from the coding sequence ATGACGAACGGCAGTGTCAGCGAGACCTTCGATCCGACCGTGTGGCGGGAGGTGCAGGGTTTCGACCTCACCGACGTCACCTACCACCGGCACGTCGGCCCCGGACCGGACGGCGGCGTCGTGGACCTGCCGACGGTCCGGATCGCCTTCGACCGCCCCGAGGTCCGCAACGCGTTCCGCCCGCACACCGTGGACGAGCTGTACCGGACGCTCGACCACGCCCGGATGACCAGCGACGTCGGATGCGTCCTGCTCACCGGCAACGGGCCGTCCCCGAAGGACGGCGGGTGGGCGTTCTGCTCCGGCGGCGACCAACGGATCCGCGGTCGCAGCGGATACCAGTACGCGACGGGCAGCACCGCGGAGACCGTCGATCCCGCCCGCGCCGGCCGGCTGCACATCCTCGAGGTGCAGCGGCTGATCCGGTTCATGCCCAAGATCGTCATCGCCGTGGTGCCGGGCTGGGCCGCCGGCGGCGGGCACTCGCTGCACGTCGTCGCCGACCTCACGCTGGCGTCGGCCGAGCACGCCCGGTTCAAGCAGACCGACGCCGATGTCGGCTCCTTCGACGGCGGCTACGGATCGGCGTACCTGGCCAGGATGGTCGGCCAGAAGTTCGCCCGGGAGATCTTCTTTCTGGGCCGGGAGTACACCGCGGCCCAGATGCACGCGATGGGGGCGGTGAACGAGGTGGTGCCGCACGCCGAGCTGGAGCGCACCGCGCTGCAGTGGGCGGCCGAGATCAACGGCAAGTCCCCCACCGCCCAGCGGATGCTCAAGTACGCGTTCAACCTCACCGACGACGGCATGGTCGGCCAGCAGTTGTTCGCCGGCGAGGCGACCCGGCTGGCCTACGGCACCGACGAGGCCGTCGAGGGCCGTGACGCCTTCCTGGAGAAGCGCTCCCCCGACTTCAGGGGCTTCCCGTGGGCCTACTGA